The sequence below is a genomic window from Desertifilum tharense IPPAS B-1220.
CGCGTCACGGAAATGAGGGAAGAGGCGGTAATCCAAGCATCTTCGCAGGATCGTCCGGTGGGAAGTAAGGCTCCGGTGAAGCCAAGGGAGTCAATTGCGATCGCCAATTGCTTAAGATAGTCTGGCGTTAATGCGCGTCCGCCGATGGAAGTTCCAAGATATCGGCCATCGCCATGCGTGGGAATAAACCAAAGGATGTTCATAGGAAGTGGTGAGTAGAGAAAGAATTTTGTTCTCGGCGCTATGCAACTGCGACCTTCTACGGTTTGGCAACTGCGCTTTTAACGGCGATGGGTTGAGGAATTAAACCAAGGCTCAAGAATGTGTCGGCAATTTTTTGCTGACCGGCTACGACTTCATCTGATAGGGGTAAAACGCCGTAACCCCGCCGTTTTTCCGCCAGTTCCAAAGCGGGAAGAGCAATACCCAGTTCGGCTTCCAGAAATCGCGCTACGTTTTGGGGGTTGTTTTTGGCCCATTCGCTGACGGTTTGAAGTTCTTCTAAAAGCGTTTGGAGCAATTGGGGTTGCTGCTGACTGAAGTTTTGCGTGGTCAAGAAGAATCCGCGATTTTCGACTAAGCCTTGACCATCTACGAGAATTCTGGCACCCATCGCCGTTTCGGCGGCGGCTTGGAAGGGGTCCCAAATCACCCAAGCATCGACTGAGCCTTGCTCAAAAGCGGGTCGAGCATCGCCTGGGGGTAAGAAGGCGGGTTCAATATCGCTGTATTGCAACCCGGCAGATTCTAAGGCTCGCACTAGCAGATAGTGGACGTTTGAGCCTCTGTTGAGGGCTACTTTTTTGCCTTTGAGGTCTGCAACGCGCTGGATGGGAGAATCTTTTCTGACTAGAATGGCTTCTGCTGCGCCGCCTAGGGGTTCGTAGGCAACATAGACTAGGGGCGCTCCAGCCGCTTGAGCAAAGACGGGTGGGGTTTCTCCGGTATAGGCAAAGTCAATGCTACCGACGTTGAGCGCTTCCAGCATTTGCGGGCCGGCTGCAAATTCGTTCCATTCCACGGAGACGTTTTGGGGCGCGAGCCGCTTTTCTAGATCGCCTTTGCTTTTCAGTAAGTTGAGGGCGGTGGAGGATTTTTGATAGCCAATGCGTAGGGTTTGGGCTGGGGTTGAGTTCGCAGTTTCTGGGGTAGGACTGCAAGCTGCGATCGCAAAACTCAAACTTAATCCCAAACTAAATAACAAGGCGAAGGCTTTGATGGAACGACGTTGGAACCCTCTCCAAAGTCCCAACCGGGAAAGCTTGAATCTATGACTAATATCATTAATGCTCATCACGTCCTCGCGGCTTGCATACTCCCGTTT
It includes:
- a CDS encoding sulfonate ABC transporter substrate-binding protein; amino-acid sequence: MSINDISHRFKLSRLGLWRGFQRRSIKAFALLFSLGLSLSFAIAACSPTPETANSTPAQTLRIGYQKSSTALNLLKSKGDLEKRLAPQNVSVEWNEFAAGPQMLEALNVGSIDFAYTGETPPVFAQAAGAPLVYVAYEPLGGAAEAILVRKDSPIQRVADLKGKKVALNRGSNVHYLLVRALESAGLQYSDIEPAFLPPGDARPAFEQGSVDAWVIWDPFQAAAETAMGARILVDGQGLVENRGFFLTTQNFSQQQPQLLQTLLEELQTVSEWAKNNPQNVARFLEAELGIALPALELAEKRRGYGVLPLSDEVVAGQQKIADTFLSLGLIPQPIAVKSAVAKP